One genomic region from Colletotrichum lupini chromosome 7, complete sequence encodes:
- a CDS encoding DNA photolyase — translation MHVQISRFQEHDDAQDIAPIVNLSPAGSFQIQSFDWKHPSFRHLMLACRVLLPSNALPPLTHSYTRVAIATTAISPFASRFNSTSALSFSQLCNSRLLCSTRQPSSINLTAANPHSHPRYFTTMPPKQKRKAAPAAESSDSGRKRTKTEQNGGDPLRKPHPFHEDAEKHGIVLRKFYPHEMSNDRARAYNDNELPRPIEELTSALEQTSKTRKAVKTKNAVVHWFKMDLRTTDNRSLSLASAKAKEAGVPLIAMFIVSPQDYEAHLTAPIRIDFMLRTLHVLREDLAKLDIPLYVETVEKRKKIPERIAELMDQWEASHLFANMEYEVDELRREGKMVRMFADKGLSYEVLHDTCVVPPGLLTSGAGKQYAVYSPWFRAWVRHVHENLDLLELYDPPAKNPSSAREKYGKLFETEIPEEIVDRKLDDDQKKRYRAFFPAGEHEARSRLEKFCEEKVGQYHNKRNIPHDAGTSTLSVHLASGTISSRTCVRYARDRNKTKKLDAGNEGIRVWISEVAWRDFYKHVLVNWPYVCMNKPFKPEYANIEWSYDMDDFKAWKEGRTGFPIVDAAMRQMVHMGWMHNRCRMIVACFLAKDLLIDWRMGERVFMETLIDGDFASNNGGWGFSASVGVDPQPYFRIFNPLLQSEKFDADGDYIRKWVPELKGIKGKAIHAPYDRGAGAQAKKAGYPEPMVEHKGCRERALSAYKAGLGRTDL, via the exons ATGCACGTCCAGATCTCCCGATTTCAGGAACATGATGACGCACAAGACATCGCGCCGATCGTGAACCTTTCTCCAGCTGGATCAT TTCAGATTCAGTCTTTCGACTGGAAACACCCCAGCTTTCGTCACCTTATGCTCGCCTGTCGCGTCTTGCTCCCCAGCAACGCGCTTCCACCTCTAACTCATTCTTATACTCGTGTTGCGATTGCTACTACTGCCATTTCTCCCTTTGCCTCGCGCTTTAACTCGACTTCCGCCTTGAGCTTTTCTCAACTCTGCAACTCCCGCCTCCTCTGCAGTACTCGACAACCGAGCTCGATCAACCTCACAGCAGCGAATCCTCACTCTCATCCTCGCTACTTCACCACGATGCCGCCCAAGCAGAAGCGCAAggcggcgccggcggcggAGTCCAGCGACTCCGGGAGAAAGAGAACCAAGACGGAGCAGAATGGCGGAGATCCCCTGCGCAAGCCGCACCCGTTCCACGAAGACGCTGAGAAGCATGGAATCGTCCTCCGGAAGTTCTATCCACACGAGATGAGCAACGACCGAGCACGCGCCTACAACGACAACGAACTTCCCAGACCAATCGAGGAGCTCACCTCCGCTCTGGAGCAGACTTCCAAAACGAGAAAGGCAGTCAAGACAAAGAACGCCGTCGTCCATTGGTTCAAGATGGATCTCCGGACAACAGACAACAGATCGCTGTCCCTAGCGAGCGCTAAGGCCAAGGAAGCGGGCGTTCCACTGATCGCCATGTTCATTGTCAGCCCCCAGGACTATGAAGCGCATCTAACGGCCCCCATCCGCATCGATTTTATGCTCAGGACCCTGCATGTTCTGAGGGAGGACCTCGCCAAACTTGACATCCCGCTTTATGTCGAGACCGTTGAAAAACGCAAAAAGATTCCCGAACGGATCGCTGAGCTCATGGATCAATGGGAGGCCAGCCACTTGTTTGCCAATATGGAGTACGAGGTGGACGAGCTCCGCCGAGAGGGGAAGATGGTCCGCATGTTTGCCGACAAGGGCCTCTCGTACGAGGTCCTGCACGATACGTGCGTCGTCCCTCCCGGACTTTTGACCAGCGGGGCAGGCAAACAGTACGCCGTTTATTCACCCTGGTTCCGGGCCTGGGTCCGGCACGTCCACGAGAACTTGGACCTTCTCGAGCTATACGATCCGCCCGCGAAGAACCCATCCAGCGCAAGGGAGAAGTACGGCAAGCTATTTGAAACGGAGATTCCGGAGGAGATTGTAGACCGGAAGCTCGACGACGACCAGAAGAAGCGCTACCGTGCCTTCTTCCCGGCTGGCGAACATGAGGCACGAAGCCGTCTGGAGAAGTTCTGCGAGGAAAAGGTCGGCCAGTATCACAACAAACGCAACATCCCTCACGACGCCGGGACCTCCACCTTGTCAGTGCACCTTGCCAGTGGGACCATCAGTTCGAGGACATGCGTGCGGTACGCTCGGGACCGCAACAAGACCAAGAAGCTGGATGCGGGCAACGAGGGGATACGGGTATGGATCAGCGAGGTGGCATGGCGAGACTTCTACAAGCACGTCTTGGTAAATTGGCCATATGTCTG CATGAACAAGCCTTTCAAGCCCGAGTACGCAAACATCGAATGGTCCTACGATATGGACGACTTCAAAGCCTGGAAAGAGGGCAGGACCGGATTCCCCATTGTCGACGCGGCGATGCGCCAGATGGTCCACATGGGCTGGATGCATAACCGATGTCGCATGATCGTCGCCTGCTTCCTCGCAAAGGATCTCCTTATTGACTGGCGCATGGGAGAACGAGTGTTTATGGAAACCCTTATTGATGGCGATTTCGCCTCAAACAATGGCGGCTGGGGTTTCTCTGCCAGTGTCGGCGTAGATCCCCAGCCCTACTTTCGCATTTTCAATCCACTCCTCCAGAGCGAGAAGTTTGATGCTGACGGAGACTATATCCGCAAGTGGGTGCCTGAGTTGAAGGGCATCAAGGGCAAGGCGATCCACGCTCCGTACGACCGCGGTGCGGGCGCCCAGGCGAAGAAAGCAGGCTATCCCGAGCCCATGGTTGAACACAAGGGGTGTCGTGAACGAGCCTTATCGGCGTACAAGGCTGGATTGGGCAGAACCGACTTGTGA
- a CDS encoding fork head domain-containing protein — protein MTAKNSPQHNMGATLAHQQQSNSTQSSTALAIKTDMVETYNTMAPEQQPQQQQLQQRSFTVQDPQPYYTQLTAISQHQYPSPVMNHTTWSSPQSMSTDEFDNYSYRGQTVQSAYNPASLSPRSWPSSTQTPPPVQASQYELPIRSQEPAFGLANDHLTMSPETLRGTDLNVSLHYSNNGYPHGFEQRHFDPEPLQRTLESDRVHYASSPGTDAPGSPYGGSPTSFQVGDLPDGIQNLGSQSPSTKANPQPDAANNNGEGPPYAKLIHRALKNAPDHSMTLQELYKWFRDNTNKPQRTEKNGWQNSIRHNLSMNDAFQRREKEIFTQPDGHTSNEKRVSEWYLNPKYLDDILPTTHFRDGNRGGTSRSLLGRRACNAAAANANALGGGPMGMGRRNSPPRSSTITHYPNPDYPNRSMPGRAMSGRRGGRATTNSRNARRQRSQTGSMSPVMASQHHHQHHHHQQQLPPHMQIHEEMMRRSQVANEQCFQQQQQREIQARGGPLNLSPISPTGTVIVGSTPGGGNITTPTSAPDPFMAAAQPYQFQGYAMADVSGVYSPSTPAGGAIYGWGSNAQL, from the exons ATGACGGCAAAGAACTCACCTCAACACAACATGGGCGCTACCCTGGCCCATCAACAGCAGAGCAATAGCACACAGTCTTCAACCGCCTTGGCCATCAAGACGGACATGGTGGAAACATACAACACCATGGCTCCTGAACAGCAaccacaacaacaacaacttcAGCAACGATCTTTCACCGTCCAAGATCCTCAACCATACTACACACAGCTCACTGCCATCAGCCAGCATCAATATCCGTCGCCAGTCATGAACCACACTACCTGGTCCTCGCCACAGTCCATGTCTACAGATGAATTTGACAACTACTCATACCGCGGCCAGACCGTTCAGTCGGCATACAACCCAGCTTCTCTCTCGCCGAGAAGCTGGCCCTCGTCAACCCAGACGCCCCCACCGGTGCAAGCCTCGCAGTACGAGTTGCCCATTCGTTCTCAGGAACCAGCCTTTGGGCTTGCCAACGACCACTTGACAATGTCGCCAGAGACTCTACGCGGAACAGATCTAAACGTCTCCCTTCACTACAGTAACAACGGCTATCCCCACGGCTTTGAGCAGCGCCATTTCGATCCCGAGCCCTTGCAGCGAACTCTGGAGAGCGATAGAGTTCACTACGCATCTTCGCCGGGTACCGACGCTCCTGGGTCACCCTACGGCGGCTCTCCGACCTCGTTCCAAGTTGGCGACTTGCCCGATGGCATCCAGAATCTCGGTAGCCAGAGTCCCTCTACCAAGGCCAACCCCCAGCCAGATGCTGCGAACAACAACGGCGAGGGTCCGCCTTACGCCAAACTCATCCACAGAGCCCTCAAGAACGCACCAGACCACTCCATGACTTTGCAGGAGCTCTACAAGTGGTTCAGAGACAACACCAACAAGCCTCAGAGGACCGAGAAGAACGGATGGCAGAACAGCATCCGTCACAACCTCAGCATGAACGAC GCTTTCCAGAGAAGAGAGAAGGAGATCTTTACGCAACCAGACGGCCACACCTCTAACGAGAAGCGCGTGTCTGAGTGGTACCTCAACCCCAAGTACCTCGATGACATTCTGCCGACCACGCACTTCCGCGATGGCAACCGTGGCGGCACCTCTCGCAGCCTCCTCGGTCGCCGTGCCTgcaacgccgccgccgccaacgcCAACGCACTCGGCGGCGGTCCCATGGGCATGGGAAGACGCAACAGCCCTCCCCGCTCTTCCACCATCACGCACTACCCGAACCCCGACTATCCCAACCGATCCATGCCCGGCCGCGCCATGTCTGGACGCCGAGGAGGCCGCGCCACGACAAACTCCCGCAACGCACGGCGCCAGCGATCCCAGACCGGGTCCATGAGCCCCGTCATGGCCTCGCAGCATCACCACCAGCACCATCACCATCAGCAGCAGCTTCCTCCGCACATGCAAATTCACGAGGAGATGATGAGACGGAGTCAGGTGGCCAACGAGCAGTGCttccagcaacagcagcagcgcgAAATTCAAGCTCGCGGTGGTCCTCTCAACCTCAGCCCCATTTCTCCTACCGGAACCGTCATCGTTGGCAGCACGCCCGGCGGCGGTAACATCACGACTCCTACCAGTGCTCCGGATCCCTTCATGGCCGCGGCCCAGCCCTACCAGTTTCAGGGCTATGCCATGGCTGATGTTTCTGGAGTGTACAGCCCTTCGACACCCGCCGGCGGTGCCATCTATGGATGGGGCTCCAACGCCCAGTTGTGA
- a CDS encoding FAD binding domain-containing protein, whose product MGQKPSSPLATCLDNVCNGRSSCVGYPNDPLFQLNWVKPYNLDIPVEPIAVTKPSTTEDVAGFVKCAADNNVKVQAKSGGHSYANFGIGGTDGALVIDLANFQNFSMDTNTWQATIGGGHKLHDVTEKLHDNGKRAMAHGTCPGVGIGGHATIGGLGPSSRMWGSCLDHVVEVEVVTADGKIQRASESQNSDLFFALKGAGAGFGVITEFVMRTHPEPGDVVQYSYAITFAKHRDLAPVFKQWQDLISDPELDRRFSSEFVMQELGVAITATFYGTEDEFKKTGIPDRIPEGKVSVVVNDWLGDVAQKAQDAALWLSDIQSPFTSKSLAFTRNDLLSEDGIQGMMDYVDGADRGTLIWFLIFDVTGGAINDVPMNATAYRHRDKVMFFQGYGVGIPTLSSKTKDFMSGVADKIRKASPNELSTYAGYVDPTLDNAQERYWGTNLPTLERIKATWDPKDLFSNPQSVRPNASAQIVAPTTSGGSNGSNNSDSTGGGS is encoded by the exons ATGGGACAGAAGCCTAGCAGCCCGTTGGCGACTTGTCTCGACAACGTCTGCAATGGCCGCTCCTCTTGCGTTGGATATCCAAACGACCCTCTCTTCCAGCTCAACTGGGTGAAGCCGTACAATCTCGATATCCCGGTGGAGCCCATCGCTGTCACAAAACCGTCAACAACGGAAGATGTCGCCGGTTTCGTCAAATGCGCTGCGGACAACAATGTCAAGGTGCAAGCCAAATCGGGAGGCCACTCATATGC CAACTTTGGCATTGGCGGCACCGACGGCGCTCTCGTCATTGACTTGGCAAACTTTCAAAACTTCTCCATGGACACGAACACTTGGCAGGCAACTATCGGCGGAGGTCACAAGCTGCACGACGTGACGGAAAAGTTGCACGACAATGGGAAGAGAGCCATGGCTCACGGCACGTGTCCCGGCGTAGGCATCGGAGGCCATGCCACAATT GGCGGTCTCGGCCCCAGCTCAAGAATGTGGGGAAGTTGTCTTGATCACGTCGTCGAAGTTGAGGTGGTCACCGCAGACGGCAAGATCCAGCGAGCAAGCGAGAGCCAGAACTCGGACCTCTTCTTTGCTCTCAAGGGCGCCGGCGCCGGCTTCGGCGTCATCACCGAATTTGTTATGCGGACCCACCCGGAGCCCGGCGATGTTGTACAATACTCGTACGCCATCACTTTCGCCAAGCACCGCGATCTTGCACCTGTCTTCAAGCAATGGCAAGATCTCATTTCTGATCCAGAGCTGGACCGTCGGTTCAGCAGCGAGTTTGTGATGCAGGAGCTCGGCGTCGCCATCACGGCTACATTTTACGGTACAGAAGATGAGTTCAAGAAGACGGGCATTCCCGACCGCATCCCCGAGGGCAAGGTGTCCGTGGTGGTAAATGACTGGCTCGGCGACGTTGCTCAAAAGGCACAAGATGCGGCGCTCTGGCTGAGTGACATCCAGTCACCCTTCACCTCCAAAAGTCTCGCCTTTACACGCAACGACCTCCTCAGCGAAGATGGCATCCAAGGAATGATGGACTATGTGGATGGTGCCGACCGCGGTACCCTGATTTGGTTCCTCATCTTTGACGTTACCGGCGGCGCAATCAACGACGTGCCCATGAACGCTACCGCCTACCGTCACCGCGACAAGGTCATGTTCTTCCAGGGCTACGGTGTCGGCATCCCGACCTTGAGCAGCAAGACCAAGGATTTCATGTCCGGAGTCGCCGACAAGATCCGGAAAGCGAGTCCGAACGAGCTGAGCACGTATGCTGGTTATGTCGACCCGACACTCGACAACGCGCAAGAGAGGTATTGGGGAACCAACCTCCCAACGCTGGAGCGCATCAAAGCGACGTGGGATCCCAAGGATCTGTTCTCGAATCCCCAGAGCGTGCGACCCAACGCGAGCGCTCAGATTGTCGCGCCTACGACTAGTGGTGGTTCGAATGGCTCGAATAATAGCGATTCGACAGGCGGTGGGAGCTAG